The genomic region GCGGGCGCTGGAATGGCTGAGGCCTCGCAGCGCGATCTGCGCTGGATGGACCTGGCGTTGGAGCAGGCGCAGCTGGCATTCGAGCGCGGCGAGGTTCCCATCGGCGCGGTGCTGGTGAAAGACGACGAGCTGCTGGCCGCGGCATACAACCTGCGCGAGACCCAGCACGACCCCACGGCACATGCCGAGATCGTGGCTTTGCGCCGGGCTGCACAAAAACTACAATCCTGGCGGTTGGTCTCAACGCAGCTCTACGTCACCTGCGAGCCGTGTCCGATGTGCGCCGGCGCGCTGGTCAACGCCCGCGTGAGCCGCGTGATCTACGGCTGCGACGATCCCAAGGCCGGGGCCTGCTCCAGCCTCTACCGGATCTGCGACGATCCGCGGCTAAACCATCGATTGCAGGTCGTCGGCGGCGTACGCGCCGAGCAGGCGGCCGCTTTATTGAAGAAATTCTTTGAATCCAGACGCGCTATAGTGTAAATAGTTTTTTCGGAAGTCGGCCGCGGAGAGATGGCCGAGTGGTCGAAGGCGGGTGACTCGAAATCATCTGTACGGTTTACCGTACCGGGGGTTCGAATCCCTCTCTCTCCGCCAAACGATTTCACGGAACAGCATACAGCGCTCGGGGCGTAATTCGCCCCGTGTGCCGTTCTGTGCAAGACCGCCTGTCGGTCGCGTTCTTTGCAGCGTTGAGACGGAGAGGTGACCGAGTTGGCCGAAGGTGCACGACTGGAAATCGTGTGTACGTCAAAAGCGTACCAGGGGTTCGAATCCCCTCCTCTCCGCCAGAGTCGGCCCGGCTACCCATTTTGCCGACGCTGTGGTAAGTAATGTCGGTCCGCAGGATGCGGATCGACGGCATCGACACGGAGGCGCGGGTTGTCCGAAAAGCAAGCCGAACATATAGATCGCAGTAAGGTCGTAATGGTCTCGATCCCTCGGGACCAGGACAAATATAGCGTAATTAAGACCCTCGCACGGGAGCTGAAAATTCCGTTCGAGGAGGCCGGCGGCATGCTCGAAGATCTGCCGCAGGAGCTGCTCTCGGGCGTTCCCGTGGCAGCGGCCGAGGCCTTCGCCGAGAAGCTGCTCGACGTCGGGGCCGAGGTCGAAGTCCTGCCGATGGGTCCGCTGCACCGCTACTGCGCGTTCCACCCGCATAACAGGGCGCGCTCCAAGTGCAAGGTCTGCGACGAATACATCTGCGAAATCGAGCTGATCAACAGCAAGGGCAAACTGTTCTGCATCGAGCATTGGGATCGCCACAAATTCCGCCGCAAACTGATCTGGACGATCAGCGTACTGACGCTGGTGATCCTCGCCGCGGCGTTCTTCACCAGCCGCCGGGCCTTGTTCACCATGATGCACAAGGACCAC from Candidatus Alcyoniella australis harbors:
- the tadA gene encoding tRNA adenosine(34) deaminase TadA, whose protein sequence is MAEASQRDLRWMDLALEQAQLAFERGEVPIGAVLVKDDELLAAAYNLRETQHDPTAHAEIVALRRAAQKLQSWRLVSTQLYVTCEPCPMCAGALVNARVSRVIYGCDDPKAGACSSLYRICDDPRLNHRLQVVGGVRAEQAAALLKKFFESRRAIV